A genome region from Defluviimonas aquaemixtae includes the following:
- a CDS encoding M48 family metallopeptidase, with protein sequence MLKLTPILLAILYAIVLYRFSAWQTARRLDAQSTPLADPKLLAITDRLAEALGVKRVPVHLFEVEPVNGLAAPDGRIFLTRGFYEKYRAGMVTGEELASVIAHELGHVALGHARRRMIDFSGQNAIRVVLATVLGRIIPGIGVYLAGFLTSLLAARLSRQDEYEADEWASALLIKAGIGTEPQKSLFGKLEGLTGLAGAGVPAWLMSHPKTADRIAAIDANEAKWGVART encoded by the coding sequence ATGCTGAAACTCACCCCGATCCTTCTGGCGATTCTCTACGCGATCGTGCTTTACCGGTTCTCGGCATGGCAAACCGCCCGGCGGCTCGACGCGCAGTCGACGCCGCTTGCCGATCCGAAGCTTCTGGCGATCACCGACCGGCTGGCCGAGGCGCTCGGTGTAAAGCGCGTGCCGGTTCATCTCTTCGAGGTCGAGCCCGTCAACGGCCTTGCCGCCCCCGATGGCCGCATCTTCCTGACACGGGGCTTTTACGAGAAGTACCGCGCGGGCATGGTCACCGGCGAGGAGCTTGCAAGCGTTATCGCGCATGAGCTTGGCCACGTCGCGCTCGGCCATGCGCGACGGAGAATGATCGACTTTTCGGGCCAGAACGCGATCCGTGTCGTGCTGGCGACCGTTCTCGGACGGATCATCCCCGGTATTGGCGTCTATCTCGCTGGCTTCCTCACCTCGCTTCTCGCCGCCCGGCTCAGTCGGCAGGATGAATACGAGGCCGACGAGTGGGCCTCGGCGCTTCTCATCAAGGCCGGGATCGGGACGGAACCGCAAAAGAGCCTATTCGGCAAGCTCGAAGGTTTGACGGGACTTGCCGGCGCGGGCGTTCCAGCCTGGCTGATGAGCCACCCGAAGACCGCAGACCGGATCGCCGCAATCGACGCGAACGAGGCGAAGTGGGGCGTCGCGCGGACGTGA
- a CDS encoding AraC family transcriptional regulator translates to MAARPYSFSGDPLSDLLSSIQLSGALFFQVDASDPWCIDIPHSDVYRAELMPATRRVISYHVVVAGHGIATVTGDPPIPFETGDILVFPRGDGYRMESAPGVPPEFDRAATIAFFRDMAAGRLPYIVEEGGGGEPHARFVCGFLGCDPLSFNPLFAQLPRLLVIRRIRDGDDTLAKLVDITLAEFRVDRWGGSRLRSGLSELIFVEAVRRYLAQESGERRGWLGALADPVVGAALRAIHAEPARPWTLGQLASQAASSRSVLAERFAEATGLPTMRYLATWRLELAARLLGDGGVKVGTVARRVGYSSEAAFSRAFKRQTGLSPADWRAGRRSTDDVANCLSPAAGRAPRGAQSNSRHRVPLRH, encoded by the coding sequence TTGGCTGCCCGCCCGTACTCGTTTTCCGGCGACCCGCTGTCGGATCTTCTGTCCAGTATCCAGCTCTCCGGCGCGCTTTTCTTTCAGGTCGATGCCAGCGACCCGTGGTGCATCGACATTCCGCACTCGGACGTCTATCGCGCTGAGCTCATGCCGGCGACACGGCGCGTGATCTCCTATCACGTGGTGGTGGCGGGGCACGGGATAGCAACCGTGACGGGAGACCCTCCAATACCGTTCGAAACCGGCGACATCCTCGTCTTTCCGCGAGGCGACGGTTACCGCATGGAAAGCGCGCCCGGCGTTCCGCCCGAGTTCGACCGCGCAGCGACCATCGCCTTCTTCCGCGACATGGCGGCTGGGCGGCTTCCCTACATCGTTGAGGAAGGTGGCGGAGGAGAGCCGCATGCCCGCTTCGTCTGCGGCTTTCTCGGTTGCGATCCGCTGTCCTTCAACCCGCTCTTCGCCCAGCTTCCACGCCTGCTTGTGATCCGACGCATCCGGGATGGCGACGATACGCTCGCGAAGCTCGTCGACATTACGCTGGCGGAGTTCCGCGTCGACCGCTGGGGCGGATCGCGCCTGCGGTCGGGTCTGAGCGAGCTCATCTTCGTCGAGGCAGTCCGCCGTTACCTGGCGCAGGAATCCGGGGAGCGAAGGGGATGGCTTGGCGCGCTCGCCGATCCGGTCGTGGGCGCGGCGCTTCGGGCCATACACGCCGAACCCGCCCGGCCCTGGACTCTTGGCCAACTCGCCTCGCAAGCGGCCTCCTCGAGATCGGTGCTGGCAGAGCGCTTTGCGGAGGCTACGGGCCTACCGACGATGCGCTATCTCGCCACATGGCGGTTGGAGCTCGCAGCGCGGCTCCTCGGCGACGGTGGGGTCAAAGTGGGAACGGTTGCGCGGCGCGTCGGCTACAGTTCCGAAGCCGCATTCAGCCGCGCGTTCAAACGGCAAACGGGCCTCTCGCCAGCCGATTGGCGCGCCGGGCGCCGATCCACCGACGACGTTGCAAACTGCCTCAGTCCAGCGGCTGGGCGCGCTCCACGAGGCGCGCAAAGCAACTCGCGCCATAGGGTGCCGCTTCGTCATTGA
- a CDS encoding M20 aminoacylase family protein, translating to MPVLNRIADFAPEMSEWRRHLHAHPELGFDCHRTAAFVAERLRAFGVDELHEGIAESGIVAIVNGRGEGPTIGLRADMDALPIAEETGSDHASTVPGVMHACGHDGHTTMLLGAAKYLAETRRFRGRVALIFQPAEEEGGGGEVMVEEGILERFGIAEVYALHNVPNIPLGHFVTTPGPIMAAVDTARVVVTGKGGHGAYPHECIDPIPAVVGMVGALQTIASRNVNPLDEVVVSVTEIHAGTASNIIAETARFVATIRTFREEVRMQVKRRFKEIVTGQAAAFAVRAEIDYELGYPATVNAPDQTAFAADVAREIAGAAGVNDAGGREMGAEDFSYMLEQRPGCYLFLGQGPGAGLHHPAYEFNDEAAPYGASCFARLVERAQPLD from the coding sequence GTGCCCGTCCTGAACCGCATCGCCGATTTCGCGCCCGAAATGTCCGAGTGGCGCCGCCACCTGCACGCCCATCCCGAGCTTGGCTTCGACTGCCACCGGACGGCGGCCTTCGTCGCCGAGCGCCTGCGCGCGTTCGGCGTGGACGAACTGCATGAGGGCATCGCCGAAAGCGGCATCGTCGCGATCGTGAACGGGCGCGGCGAGGGGCCGACCATCGGGCTCCGCGCGGACATGGACGCGCTGCCCATCGCGGAGGAGACGGGGTCGGACCATGCCTCGACCGTGCCGGGCGTCATGCACGCTTGCGGCCATGACGGGCACACCACGATGCTTCTCGGCGCGGCGAAATACCTCGCCGAGACGCGCCGCTTCCGGGGCCGCGTGGCGCTTATCTTTCAGCCCGCCGAGGAGGAGGGCGGCGGCGGCGAGGTGATGGTGGAGGAGGGCATACTGGAGCGGTTCGGCATTGCCGAGGTTTACGCGCTGCACAACGTGCCCAACATCCCGCTCGGTCATTTCGTGACGACGCCCGGCCCGATCATGGCCGCCGTCGACACCGCGCGCGTCGTCGTGACGGGCAAGGGCGGGCATGGAGCCTATCCTCACGAATGCATCGACCCGATCCCGGCCGTCGTCGGCATGGTCGGCGCGCTCCAGACCATCGCCAGCCGGAACGTCAACCCGCTCGACGAGGTCGTCGTCTCGGTGACCGAGATCCATGCCGGAACCGCGTCAAACATCATCGCCGAGACCGCCCGGTTCGTGGCGACGATCCGCACCTTCCGCGAGGAGGTCCGGATGCAGGTCAAACGCCGCTTCAAGGAGATCGTGACAGGCCAGGCCGCCGCCTTCGCCGTCCGCGCCGAGATCGATTACGAGCTCGGCTATCCTGCAACGGTCAACGCGCCTGACCAGACCGCATTCGCAGCCGATGTTGCGCGCGAAATCGCGGGTGCCGCGGGCGTGAATGACGCAGGCGGCCGCGAGATGGGAGCCGAGGATTTCTCGTACATGCTTGAGCAGCGGCCCGGCTGCTATCTCTTCCTGGGCCAAGGGCCTGGGGCGGGGCTGCACCATCCGGCCTACGAGTTCAATGACGAAGCGGCACCCTATGGCGCGAGTTGCTTTGCGCGCCTCGTGGAGCGCGCCCAGCCGCTGGACTGA
- a CDS encoding M20 aminoacylase family protein, with product MPVLNSIAEMAGEMKAWRRHLHAHPELGLDCVETAEFVAARLREIGVDDIHEGIGHTGIVALIRGRAEGRTVGLRADMDALPMTETTGADHASTVPGRMHACGHDGHTTMLLGAAKYLASTRNFAGTVALIFQPGEETGEGGPAMLADGMMERFGIEEVYALHTSPKQDLGVFITRPGPFMAAVTDFDIRIRGRGGHASRPQDTRDPIAAALTIGTAIQTIVARNNDAGEALVVSITQIHAGSAHNVIPAEAHIGGTIRSYRPEVQDMVRTRIRDIGEGIARAMGVEVEIGRRIDLAPTVNDPARTKFALSVAREISGEGKVISDHPPLMGSEDFGAMLAARPGAILFMGQGIGPMVHETDFDFCDDAAPVGASYFARLIERALPIE from the coding sequence ATGCCGGTTCTGAACAGTATTGCGGAAATGGCCGGGGAGATGAAGGCGTGGCGGCGTCACCTGCACGCCCACCCCGAACTCGGACTCGATTGCGTCGAGACGGCGGAGTTCGTCGCGGCGCGGCTGCGGGAGATAGGAGTTGATGATATCCACGAGGGGATCGGGCACACCGGGATAGTCGCTCTGATCCGGGGCCGGGCGGAGGGCCGGACCGTCGGTCTCAGGGCTGACATGGACGCCCTGCCGATGACCGAGACGACCGGGGCGGACCACGCTTCTACCGTGCCCGGGCGAATGCATGCGTGCGGTCATGACGGACACACCACGATGCTATTGGGCGCGGCGAAGTACCTCGCCTCTACGCGCAACTTCGCCGGCACCGTCGCGCTGATCTTCCAGCCCGGCGAGGAAACCGGCGAGGGCGGTCCGGCGATGCTCGCCGACGGGATGATGGAGCGGTTCGGCATTGAGGAGGTCTACGCGCTCCACACCTCGCCCAAGCAGGATCTCGGCGTCTTCATCACGCGGCCGGGTCCGTTCATGGCCGCAGTGACGGATTTCGACATCCGCATCCGGGGGCGCGGCGGCCATGCCTCCCGCCCGCAGGACACGCGCGATCCGATCGCGGCGGCGCTGACGATCGGCACCGCGATCCAGACGATCGTCGCGCGCAACAACGACGCCGGCGAGGCGCTCGTCGTCTCGATCACGCAGATCCATGCCGGCAGCGCGCACAACGTCATTCCGGCCGAGGCCCATATCGGCGGCACCATCCGCAGCTATCGGCCGGAGGTTCAGGACATGGTGCGCACCCGGATACGCGACATCGGCGAGGGGATCGCCAGGGCGATGGGCGTCGAGGTCGAGATTGGGCGCCGGATCGACCTCGCGCCGACGGTGAACGATCCGGCCCGCACGAAATTCGCCTTGTCGGTGGCGCGCGAGATCAGCGGCGAAGGCAAGGTGATCTCGGACCATCCGCCGCTCATGGGGTCGGAGGATTTCGGCGCGATGCTGGCCGCGCGCCCGGGCGCGATCCTCTTCATGGGGCAGGGGATCGGTCCGATGGTGCACGAAACGGATTTCGACTTCTGCGATGACGCCGCGCCGGTAGGTGCGAGCTATTTCGCGCGGCTCATCGAGCGGGCACTCCCCATCGAGTGA
- the mazG gene encoding nucleoside triphosphate pyrophosphohydrolase, whose product MSGDDSQQLCLDPHGGMPRLLEIMARLRDPETGCPWDVEQDFDTIAPYTIEEAYEVADAIERRAWAELRGELGDLLLQTVYHAQLASEAGHFDFDAVVRSISDKMVARHPHVFGGESRDKTADDQTRDWERMKAAERAGKAERGTLDGIAAGLPALTRALKLQNRAARVGFDWPSTDDVIDKITEEARELNEARETMSEAETFEEFGDLLFVVANLARHLKIDPEAALRAANAKFTRRFRAIEVALAALGRRPEESDLAEMDALWDAAKQAEKADVNEVEVESHGKRAARQS is encoded by the coding sequence ATGAGCGGCGACGACAGCCAGCAACTTTGCCTCGACCCCCATGGCGGCATGCCCCGGCTTCTTGAGATCATGGCCCGGCTGCGCGATCCCGAAACCGGCTGCCCATGGGATGTCGAACAGGATTTCGACACGATCGCCCCCTACACGATCGAGGAGGCCTACGAGGTCGCCGACGCGATCGAACGGCGCGCCTGGGCCGAGCTGCGGGGCGAACTCGGCGATCTTCTCCTGCAAACAGTCTATCATGCGCAGTTGGCCTCGGAAGCGGGTCATTTCGACTTCGACGCGGTGGTCCGTTCGATCTCCGACAAGATGGTCGCGCGCCATCCGCATGTCTTCGGCGGCGAATCTCGCGACAAGACCGCCGACGATCAGACCCGCGACTGGGAGCGGATGAAGGCGGCCGAGCGTGCGGGCAAGGCCGAGCGGGGCACGCTCGACGGGATCGCGGCGGGGCTCCCGGCGCTGACGCGGGCGCTTAAACTGCAGAACCGCGCGGCGCGTGTCGGCTTCGACTGGCCCTCGACCGATGATGTGATCGACAAGATCACCGAGGAGGCGCGGGAGCTGAACGAGGCGCGCGAGACGATGAGCGAAGCCGAGACCTTCGAGGAATTCGGTGATCTTCTCTTCGTCGTCGCCAATCTCGCCCGCCATCTGAAGATTGACCCCGAGGCGGCACTTCGCGCGGCGAACGCCAAGTTCACGCGACGGTTCCGCGCCATCGAAGTCGCGCTCGCCGCGCTCGGTAGGCGGCCCGAAGAATCGGACCTGGCCGAGATGGACGCGCTATGGGACGCGGCCAAACAAGCTGAAAAGGCAGACGTGAACGAAGTGGAAGTTGAATCGCATGGCAAACGAGCCGCACGCCAATCTTGA
- a CDS encoding Fe(3+) ABC transporter substrate-binding protein, whose product MSIRAPLFSLSLIALAAPAFAEEVNVYSLRQPELIQPLFDAFTAETGIDVNVAHIDKGMVERLQSEGDRSPADLVLTVDIAKLSQVVEAGVTQPVGSDVLEANIPAEFRDPGNQWFGLTTRARIVYASKERVADGEVTTYEDLADPKWKGRICTRPGTHDYNLGLMAAMIQHHGADYAKKWAAGLRANLAKKPEGNDRAQVKSIWAGECDISLGNTYYMGAMLADPEQAEWANSVRIVFPTFEGGGTHMNVSGMAMTKSAPNHDAALKLMEFLSSDEAQKIYAEINHEFPVKPGVARSELVASWGDFTPDTLNLMVVAKSRPEALKIMEVVNFDG is encoded by the coding sequence ATGTCCATCCGGGCACCCCTTTTCAGCCTCTCGCTGATTGCGTTGGCCGCACCTGCTTTCGCCGAGGAGGTCAACGTCTATTCGCTCCGCCAGCCGGAGCTGATCCAGCCGCTATTTGACGCCTTCACGGCCGAGACGGGGATCGACGTGAACGTCGCGCATATCGACAAGGGCATGGTCGAACGGCTGCAGAGCGAGGGCGACCGCAGCCCCGCCGATCTCGTCCTGACGGTCGATATCGCCAAGCTCTCACAGGTCGTCGAGGCGGGCGTTACGCAGCCGGTCGGATCCGACGTGCTCGAGGCGAACATACCTGCGGAGTTTCGCGATCCCGGAAACCAGTGGTTCGGCCTGACGACGCGTGCGCGCATCGTCTATGCTTCGAAGGAGCGGGTCGCGGACGGCGAGGTCACGACCTACGAGGATCTCGCTGACCCGAAATGGAAGGGCCGGATCTGCACCCGCCCCGGCACGCACGATTACAACCTCGGCCTGATGGCGGCGATGATCCAGCATCACGGCGCCGACTATGCCAAGAAATGGGCGGCGGGCCTGCGCGCCAACCTCGCCAAGAAGCCCGAAGGCAACGACCGCGCGCAGGTCAAATCGATCTGGGCGGGCGAATGCGACATCTCGCTCGGCAACACCTATTACATGGGCGCAATGCTCGCCGACCCCGAACAGGCGGAATGGGCGAATTCCGTGCGCATCGTCTTTCCGACCTTCGAGGGTGGCGGCACGCACATGAATGTCTCGGGCATGGCAATGACCAAGTCCGCGCCAAACCACGACGCCGCGCTGAAGCTTATGGAGTTCCTGTCGTCCGACGAGGCGCAGAAGATCTACGCCGAGATCAATCACGAATTCCCGGTCAAGCCGGGCGTAGCGAGATCGGAGCTCGTGGCAAGTTGGGGCGACTTCACGCCTGACACGCTGAACCTCATGGTTGTCGCGAAATCCCGCCCGGAGGCGCTGAAGATCATGGAAGTGGTGAACTTCGACGGCTGA
- a CDS encoding nucleoside hydrolase, with protein sequence MSPRKIIIDTDPGQDDAVAILLALASPELEVLGITCVAGNVPLPLTSKNARIVCELAGRDDVRVFSGCEAPLTRQLVTAEHVHGKTGLDGIDLPDPVMPLQDAHAVDFLIETLRAEPSGSVTLCPIGPLTNIATAFRHAPDIVGRVAEIVLMGGAYFEVGNVTPAAEFNIYVDPEAADIVFRSGLPIVVMPLDVTHKVLTTRARVEAFRGLGTKVGHSVASWTDFFERFDMAKYGSEGAPLHDPCTIAYLLKPDLFSGRHINVEIETEGRFTTGMTVADWWRVSGRAANAMFMGDVDAEGFYTLLTERIGRL encoded by the coding sequence ATGTCGCCGCGCAAGATCATTATCGACACCGACCCCGGCCAGGACGACGCCGTGGCGATTCTGCTGGCGCTCGCTTCGCCCGAACTGGAGGTGCTGGGCATCACCTGCGTGGCCGGCAACGTGCCACTGCCGCTCACGTCGAAGAACGCGCGGATCGTGTGCGAACTGGCCGGCCGCGACGACGTCCGGGTCTTCTCCGGCTGCGAGGCGCCGCTTACCCGCCAGCTCGTCACCGCCGAACATGTCCATGGCAAGACGGGCCTCGACGGGATCGACCTTCCCGACCCCGTCATGCCGCTCCAGGACGCCCACGCGGTCGACTTCCTGATCGAGACGCTGCGCGCGGAACCCTCGGGCAGCGTGACGCTCTGCCCGATCGGCCCGCTCACCAACATCGCTACGGCCTTCCGCCACGCTCCCGACATCGTCGGCCGGGTGGCGGAAATCGTCCTGATGGGCGGCGCCTATTTCGAGGTCGGCAATGTCACGCCCGCGGCCGAGTTCAACATCTATGTCGACCCGGAGGCCGCTGACATCGTGTTCCGCTCGGGTCTGCCCATCGTCGTGATGCCGCTCGACGTCACGCACAAGGTGTTGACCACGCGCGCCCGGGTCGAGGCGTTCCGGGGCCTCGGTACCAAGGTCGGCCATTCCGTCGCGAGCTGGACGGATTTCTTCGAACGCTTCGACATGGCGAAGTACGGCTCGGAGGGCGCGCCGCTGCACGATCCGTGCACAATCGCCTATCTTTTGAAACCCGACCTCTTCTCGGGCCGCCACATCAACGTCGAGATCGAAACCGAGGGCCGGTTCACGACCGGCATGACGGTCGCCGACTGGTGGCGCGTCTCTGGCCGCGCGGCCAATGCGATGTTCATGGGCGACGTCGACGCCGAAGGGTTCTACACTCTCTTGACCGAACGTATCGGAAGGTTGTGA
- a CDS encoding GNAT family N-acetyltransferase — MLHRAGPEDIDLILPLVAAYHSHEGIASSPEARRAALAPLLKGSDFGAVWLIGTHSAPIGYIAITFGWSIEMGGQDAFVDEFFLVPASRGKGHGQAALDLVTAELKARGVRALHLEVSRDNQAGQRFYRHAGFEPREGYFLMSHTL; from the coding sequence ATGCTGCACCGTGCCGGACCCGAGGATATCGATCTAATCCTGCCGCTCGTCGCCGCCTACCACTCCCATGAAGGCATCGCTTCGTCCCCCGAGGCCCGCCGCGCCGCGCTCGCACCGCTCCTGAAAGGATCGGATTTCGGCGCGGTCTGGCTGATCGGCACGCACTCCGCGCCAATCGGCTATATCGCCATCACCTTTGGCTGGTCGATCGAGATGGGTGGCCAGGACGCCTTCGTCGACGAGTTTTTCCTCGTTCCCGCCTCGCGCGGGAAGGGCCACGGTCAGGCGGCGCTCGACCTCGTAACGGCCGAACTCAAGGCACGCGGCGTAAGGGCGCTGCATCTCGAGGTTTCGCGCGACAACCAAGCGGGGCAGCGGTTTTACCGCCACGCAGGCTTCGAACCACGCGAAGGGTATTTTCTTATGAGCCACACGCTCTAG
- a CDS encoding protein adenylyltransferase SelO — protein MALDIAFDNSYARLPDRFFVRQKPVPVAEPGLIAVNDALARRLGLDPAALAAPEGVAMLSGNAVPEGAAPLAQAYAGHQFGGWVPQLGDGRAILMGEVVAPDGARFDIQLKGAGQTPFSRRGDGRAWIGPVIREYIVSEAMAALGVPTTRALAAVTTGEPVWRESALPGAVLARVAASHVRVGTFQFFAARQDAEALKLLTEHVINRHYPDADGPLALLDAVVAAQARLLARWMSLGFIHGVMNTDNMAISGETIDYGPCAFMDAYHPAKVFSSIDQFGRYAYANQPRIAVWNLAQFASCLLPLMGDEEPAIEAATASINRFPDIYQPEWLRLFRAKIGLATEAEGDDTLIEDLLTLMAEGQADFTRTFRGLADGGARAEFADPTGFDAWAARWTDRVAREDDPKDRMCRANPFVIPRNHQVEAAIQAAVKGDYEPFSRLNDVLSTPFGENPGAAEYALAPTPDEEVRRTFCGT, from the coding sequence ATGGCTCTCGACATCGCCTTCGACAATTCCTACGCGCGGCTGCCGGACCGGTTCTTCGTCCGGCAAAAACCGGTGCCCGTCGCGGAACCCGGCCTAATCGCCGTAAACGACGCTCTGGCGCGTCGGCTCGGGCTCGACCCCGCGGCGCTCGCCGCACCAGAGGGCGTGGCCATGCTGTCCGGCAATGCAGTGCCGGAGGGCGCGGCGCCCCTCGCCCAGGCTTATGCCGGGCATCAGTTCGGCGGCTGGGTGCCGCAACTCGGCGACGGTCGCGCGATCCTGATGGGCGAGGTCGTGGCCCCGGACGGCGCGCGGTTCGACATCCAGCTCAAGGGCGCAGGCCAGACGCCGTTTTCGCGCAGGGGCGACGGTCGAGCCTGGATCGGGCCGGTGATCCGCGAGTACATCGTCTCCGAGGCGATGGCGGCGCTTGGCGTGCCGACGACCCGGGCGCTTGCCGCCGTGACGACCGGTGAGCCGGTCTGGCGCGAAAGCGCCCTGCCCGGCGCCGTCCTCGCCCGCGTGGCCGCGAGCCATGTCCGCGTCGGCACGTTCCAGTTTTTCGCCGCCCGCCAGGACGCCGAGGCGCTGAAGCTCCTGACTGAGCACGTCATTAATCGCCACTACCCCGACGCCGACGGCCCGCTCGCGCTTCTCGACGCGGTCGTCGCGGCGCAGGCGCGGCTTCTGGCGCGGTGGATGAGCCTCGGCTTCATCCACGGCGTGATGAACACCGACAACATGGCGATCTCGGGCGAGACCATCGACTATGGGCCTTGTGCCTTCATGGATGCCTATCATCCGGCCAAAGTCTTTTCCTCGATCGACCAGTTCGGCCGCTACGCCTACGCCAACCAGCCGCGCATCGCCGTCTGGAACCTCGCGCAATTCGCCTCCTGCCTTCTGCCGCTCATGGGTGATGAAGAGCCGGCGATCGAGGCCGCAACCGCCTCGATTAATCGTTTCCCGGACATCTACCAACCCGAGTGGCTTCGGCTCTTCCGTGCCAAGATCGGTCTTGCGACCGAAGCAGAGGGCGACGACACCCTGATCGAGGACCTGTTGACGCTCATGGCCGAAGGGCAGGCCGATTTCACGCGCACGTTCCGGGGCCTTGCGGATGGCGGCGCGCGCGCCGAATTCGCCGACCCAACAGGCTTCGACGCCTGGGCGGCGCGCTGGACCGATCGGGTCGCGCGCGAGGACGACCCGAAGGATCGCATGTGCCGCGCCAATCCTTTCGTTATTCCGCGCAACCACCAAGTGGAAGCAGCCATTCAGGCGGCGGTTAAGGGCGACTACGAGCCCTTCTCGCGGCTGAACGACGTTCTCTCGACACCATTCGGGGAAAACCCCGGGGCGGCGGAATACGCCCTTGCCCCCACTCCGGACGAAGAGGTCCGGCGCACCTTCTGCGGCACATGA
- a CDS encoding endonuclease/exonuclease/phosphatase family protein: MKLRLASYNVHKCLGLDRRRQPRRIVNVLNALRADIVALQEVDHRLAPRPAALPHGLLEKETDFGLLPFAPDGPSLGWHGQTILVRNGLDVTQIRRIILPGLEPRGAILAELDIDGIRVRVVGVHLGLIRRFRRMQLAAIRAALSRRGAMPTAILGDFNDWSAAGGAEMLGQGYRLHTPGRSFPSPQPIGALDRVAVSEGMHLRDAGVFDGPPARIASDHLPIWADIEITGSVPDD; encoded by the coding sequence ATGAAACTGCGCCTCGCCTCGTACAACGTGCACAAATGCCTCGGCCTCGACCGGCGCCGCCAACCGCGCCGCATCGTCAACGTGCTAAACGCGCTGCGGGCCGACATCGTCGCCCTGCAGGAGGTCGACCACCGCCTTGCCCCTCGCCCAGCCGCGCTGCCGCACGGACTCTTGGAAAAAGAAACGGATTTCGGTCTTCTGCCCTTTGCGCCGGACGGGCCGAGCCTTGGCTGGCATGGTCAGACCATCCTCGTGCGGAACGGGCTGGACGTGACCCAGATCCGGCGGATCATTCTGCCGGGGCTCGAGCCGCGCGGCGCGATCTTGGCCGAACTCGACATCGACGGCATCAGGGTCAGGGTAGTTGGCGTCCATCTCGGGCTGATTCGCCGCTTTCGCAGGATGCAGTTGGCGGCGATCCGGGCGGCCCTGAGCCGTCGCGGGGCGATGCCGACGGCGATACTAGGCGATTTCAACGACTGGTCCGCGGCGGGCGGCGCCGAGATGCTCGGCCAGGGCTACCGTCTTCACACGCCCGGTCGGAGCTTTCCCTCGCCGCAGCCGATTGGCGCGCTCGACCGGGTCGCCGTATCCGAGGGCATGCATCTGCGCGATGCCGGCGTATTCGACGGCCCGCCCGCCCGGATCGCCTCGGATCACCTGCCCATCTGGGCGGATATCGAGATCACCGGCAGCGTGCCGGATGATTGA
- a CDS encoding RidA family protein — translation MSTAITRFETGKRMSNAVIHNGIVHLAGVVGEPGGDVAAQTRDCLKEIERLLALAGSDKTRILRAQIWLADIGSDFAAMNAVWDDWVQKGHAPARATGEAKLAAPEYLVEIIITAAQA, via the coding sequence ATGAGCACAGCCATCACCCGGTTCGAAACCGGCAAGCGGATGTCCAACGCCGTCATCCACAACGGCATCGTCCATCTCGCCGGCGTCGTCGGAGAGCCCGGCGGCGATGTCGCCGCTCAGACGCGCGACTGTCTCAAGGAGATCGAGCGGCTGCTGGCGCTTGCCGGTTCGGACAAGACGCGGATCCTGCGCGCACAGATCTGGCTGGCCGATATCGGGTCGGACTTCGCGGCGATGAACGCGGTCTGGGACGACTGGGTGCAGAAAGGTCACGCCCCGGCGCGGGCGACCGGCGAGGCGAAGCTCGCCGCACCCGAATATCTGGTCGAGATCATCATCACGGCCGCGCAGGCCTGA